The Deltaproteobacteria bacterium genome contains a region encoding:
- a CDS encoding phosphatidylglycerophosphatase A yields MDTLAMALATVGGVGRVPVASGTFGSLVALPFLPALAALRAGSLAGYVALVLGIVAVAVWSAGRAGRLLEDRDHSHIVIDEVAGMVLAGLFLPGTWLAAGVAFVLFRLFDVVKPFPANLIDGQVEGGLGVVGDDLVAGAYAGLLARLVLWLL; encoded by the coding sequence GTGGACACGCTCGCCATGGCGCTCGCGACGGTCGGGGGCGTCGGCCGCGTGCCGGTCGCGTCCGGCACGTTCGGGTCGCTGGTCGCCCTGCCCTTCCTTCCCGCCCTGGCCGCGCTCCGCGCCGGCTCGCTCGCGGGCTACGTGGCCCTGGTCCTCGGCATCGTGGCCGTCGCCGTCTGGTCGGCCGGGCGCGCCGGACGCCTGCTGGAGGATCGCGACCACTCCCACATCGTCATCGACGAGGTGGCAGGCATGGTGCTGGCGGGCCTCTTCCTGCCCGGCACGTGGCTCGCGGCAGGGGTGGCGTTCGTGCTCTTCCGCCTCTTCGACGTCGTGAAACCGTTCCCCGCCAACCTGATCGACGGGCAGGTCGAGGGCGGCCTCGGGGTCGTGGGGGACGACCTCGTGGCCGGGGCCTACGCGGGCCTCCTCGCCCGCCTCGTCCTGTGGCTCCTCTGA
- a CDS encoding deoxyhypusine synthase, which yields MGEIKRWLRGTKIDPPPVTPRTSITELVDKAFLAYNGARLREAAQLFTRQLLAHDVTIGVSLSGALTPAGLGMSCLIPLIEAGFIDWIVSTGANLYHDTHFGIGLTMHRGRPDLNDVVLRKDEVVRIYDIVFDYKVLLDTDAFYRKILFAPEFQREMGTAEFHYLIGRVVAERQRALGLSRRSLVAAAYEYGVPVYTSSPGDSSIGMNVAALAIEGCKLKIDVSRDVNETAAIVLGAKRAGGKSGVLILGGGSPKNFLLQTEPQVQEVLGIAEKGHDYYIQFTDARVDTGGLSGATPSEAVSWGKVDPERLPDTVVCYCDSTIALPLLAAYALANHPPRKPMRLYERRDALMAELLREYRAAHDFGPDGGVKPRR from the coding sequence ATGGGGGAGATTAAGCGGTGGCTGCGGGGGACGAAGATCGATCCCCCGCCGGTGACGCCACGGACGAGCATCACCGAGCTCGTCGACAAGGCGTTCCTCGCCTACAACGGGGCCCGCCTGCGCGAGGCGGCGCAGCTCTTCACGCGCCAGCTCCTCGCCCACGACGTGACCATCGGGGTCAGCCTGAGCGGCGCGCTCACGCCCGCCGGCCTCGGCATGTCGTGCCTGATCCCGCTCATCGAGGCCGGCTTCATCGACTGGATCGTGTCGACCGGGGCGAACCTCTACCACGATACGCACTTCGGCATCGGCCTCACCATGCACCGCGGCCGGCCCGACCTGAACGACGTGGTGCTCAGGAAGGACGAGGTCGTCCGCATCTACGACATCGTCTTCGACTACAAGGTCCTGCTCGACACCGACGCCTTCTACCGGAAGATCCTGTTCGCGCCCGAGTTCCAACGCGAGATGGGCACCGCCGAGTTCCATTACCTGATCGGCCGCGTGGTGGCGGAGCGGCAGCGCGCGCTCGGACTCAGCCGCCGCTCGCTCGTCGCCGCCGCGTACGAGTACGGCGTGCCCGTCTACACCTCCTCGCCGGGCGACAGCTCGATCGGCATGAACGTGGCCGCGCTCGCCATCGAGGGCTGCAAGCTCAAGATCGACGTGTCACGCGACGTGAACGAGACCGCCGCCATCGTGCTCGGCGCCAAGCGCGCGGGCGGCAAGTCGGGCGTGCTGATCCTCGGCGGGGGCTCGCCCAAGAACTTCCTCCTCCAGACCGAGCCGCAGGTGCAGGAGGTGCTCGGCATCGCGGAGAAGGGGCACGACTACTACATCCAGTTCACCGACGCGCGCGTCGACACCGGCGGCCTCTCGGGCGCGACGCCGAGCGAGGCCGTGAGCTGGGGCAAGGTCGACCCCGAGCGCCTGCCGGACACGGTCGTCTGCTACTGCGACTCGACGATCGCGCTTCCGCTGCTCGCCGCCTACGCCCTCGCCAACCATCCCCCGCGCAAGCCGATGCGGCTCTACGAACGGCGCGACGCGCTCATGGCGGAGCTCCTGCGCGAGTACCGCGCGGCCCACGACTTCGGCCCCGACGGGGGCGTGAAGCCGCGCCGATGA